In Polyangiaceae bacterium, a genomic segment contains:
- a CDS encoding chemotaxis protein CheX yields the protein MIAWTEEIVDVVQAVSTALLGTEAALAHAEKGHCAFEPRDVLAGCVTIDGPWRGAVVIACSRILAYRTAAQMFGCSLEQLTDEQARDAMGEIVNVVGGNLKSLFASYEKGPCHLSLPIVGDQSISIAGTKPIHCLHFKLGADVLRVTVLESGLTHNTEAE from the coding sequence ATGATCGCGTGGACGGAGGAGATCGTCGACGTCGTTCAAGCGGTTTCCACCGCCCTCTTGGGCACCGAGGCCGCGTTGGCCCACGCCGAGAAGGGCCACTGCGCTTTCGAACCACGAGACGTTCTCGCTGGTTGCGTCACCATAGATGGCCCCTGGCGCGGCGCCGTGGTCATCGCTTGCTCCAGGATTCTTGCCTATCGCACGGCAGCTCAGATGTTCGGCTGCTCCCTCGAGCAGCTCACGGACGAGCAAGCGCGGGATGCGATGGGCGAAATCGTAAACGTGGTGGGTGGGAACTTGAAGTCGTTGTTCGCATCCTACGAGAAGGGCCCGTGCCACCTGTCGCTGCCCATCGTCGGTGACCAATCCATCAGCATCGCCGGAACCAAGCCGATCCATTGCCTGCACTTCAAGTTGGGTGCGGACGTTCTGCGAGTCACGGTGCTCGAGAGCGGGCTGACTCACAACACGGAAGCGGAGTGA
- a CDS encoding protein-glutamate O-methyltransferase CheR: MSLSPTEADFVRKLVYDRSAIVLDESKEYLIKSRLESLALETGHESIDALLGETRRGTVGLESKVVEALTTNETSFFRDVAPFECLKKNLLPKVLEKRQTSRSLTIWCAACSTGQEPYSISMLLHEHFPNLTDWNVRIFGTDISDQVLERARSGRYRQLEVNRGLPATMLIKYFTRSGTQWEVVEHVRKRVEFSNLNLIGEWKLSRRPDIVFLRNVLIYFDVPTKRKILERVAREMNGDGGLFLGASETTLNVDPQWTRVGCDKAGYYQVGPETR; the protein is encoded by the coding sequence ATGTCGCTTAGCCCCACCGAGGCCGACTTCGTCCGCAAGCTCGTCTACGACCGTTCTGCGATCGTCTTGGACGAGAGCAAGGAGTACCTCATCAAGTCTCGGCTCGAGTCTCTGGCCTTGGAGACGGGGCACGAGTCCATCGATGCCCTCTTGGGGGAGACCCGGCGAGGAACGGTAGGTCTGGAGTCGAAGGTGGTGGAAGCTCTCACCACCAACGAAACGTCCTTTTTCCGCGACGTCGCGCCCTTCGAGTGCCTGAAGAAGAACCTGCTGCCCAAGGTGTTGGAGAAGCGGCAGACCTCGCGTTCGCTCACCATCTGGTGTGCGGCGTGCTCTACGGGTCAAGAGCCGTACAGCATCTCCATGCTGCTTCACGAGCACTTCCCGAACCTCACGGACTGGAACGTGAGGATCTTTGGTACGGACATCTCGGACCAGGTGCTGGAGCGCGCTCGGAGCGGCCGTTACCGCCAGCTCGAGGTGAACCGCGGCCTACCCGCGACCATGCTCATCAAGTACTTCACTCGCTCCGGCACACAGTGGGAGGTCGTGGAGCACGTCAGAAAGCGAGTGGAGTTCTCGAACCTCAACCTGATTGGCGAATGGAAGCTCTCGCGGCGTCCGGACATCGTGTTCCTGCGCAACGTGCTCATCTACTTCGACGTCCCCACCAAGCGGAAGATCCTCGAGCGGGTCGCCCGGGAGATGAATGGGGACGGCGGACTGTTTCTGGGCGCTTCGGAGACCACACTCAACGTCGACCCGCAGTGGACGCGGGTCGGATGCGACAAAGCCGGCTACTACCAGGTCGGTCCGGAGACCAGATGA